Part of the Cyprinus carpio isolate SPL01 chromosome A1, ASM1834038v1, whole genome shotgun sequence genome is shown below.
ataatgtaaaatatgtgaaaaataatgtgttgtttgaacaacctagtatgagagcctgttctattACACcatcaaaacaaaaccaagactttgtaaaagagcataataggacccctttaaaggtttCAAAAAGCGATATTCACAGCGAAGCcatagaagaaacatttttgtgcCATTTAAGAACCTTAAAAACAGTGAACAGTTCttgaaagaaccatttttttttcttagtgaaaAGAATATTTCAATAGTCTAAAGGAACTTTTGTGGAatagaaaggttccatggattttaaaggttcttcactgaaccatcaatgccaataaagaaccttcatttttaagagtgtaggcttCCGTCTCTTCTCCTCTCTATTGAAAACGTGAATCTCATTCATAGATAAAGTGCTGCACTATAACTATAAGCCACTACAGTACAAAAGCAGCACTTAAACACTTATCATCCACGACACACCCTGTTCCAAAGAGGACAGTGATGGCATCAGAGGAGATCTATGCCACAGTTTGATCAAATACATTATGCTGAAATGTGACGCTGCGCGATCCATCACACGCTGATCACTGACAGTAGCTAGAGTGTCAGGAAGACAGCACAGGCTCTTACGCACTGGAGTGGGAGCCAGTGATGTACTGCCAGCGGGACAAGTCATGCGTACAGGGCAGCCTGCATGCTGAGGAGTCCCTTTTGCTGCTGTTTAGCACTTGGCGACAGATTGCAAGATCTCAGAGTCAGTGTAGATGTCTGCATGAGAATGGCAGGAGGGATGGGAGGAGTATATACAAAATAACATTAATGGCAAATGTTGCTTGCCGTATCATTTGAATGACCATTCTCAGTAAAAAGCTTTCTGTTTAAACACCTCaagaaatagttttattcataaatatttgtcataaaaataacaaacatcaaCGTTCATCCAAAGTATTTTGTATAAATGGTCTTGATATGTACAAAATCATTTCTCCAGTATAATTATTATAACTTAAGGCAAGTTcacattttctacattttccCCATTACCTCTATTGAATAACTCAGCTAGTACAATGTAAAAGCTTTTAGACTGAAATGCATGTTGAAACTGTTCTAGTATCGTGTGAAAGAACTATTGAAAACTGCAGCAACGTATGCTTTCTAATCACTCAACAGCAGTGTCGAACCCTGTGCTATTCTACTTTTTCTCTCATCACATCACAAAATAAAGGAGCCATGTGAACTggataattcataattaatgaattagGGTCACATggtcacacactaacacacaattATGATCtggtaaaaaaagagagagtacCTGTTATCGAATAGCAGATACCTAGGGCAGACAATGGTATTAAAAATGgcttaatacatttaaattatagacTGAAGAAATTCAAGACATCTTATGCGTGGCCCGTGTTTTCCATAACACAAGGGACACAttgaaaataaagatataaatagtctttcagttcaaaataaaatgtaaaaagtagcaCTTGttagaaaaatacaaatgatcattggcatataaatttatttatttcttcccACTAGCTGTGTAAATTTGACAACAGTAGAACTGGATTGTATAATTATACAACACAATTACTAATTGATAGAGCATAGCAACAAAATGAAACAGATATAAAGGGGAAAATACGTTGTAAAAACCTTGGCACAAATGAATCAATAATGCCACAATGTTGTAAAACGAGGTAAATCTGACTTGTGCTGTGAAGCATTTATCAGTGATTATTAATATAACGTAAAcatatacatgcatttttaaagaattcttaATTCTTAAACAGGTGACAACGTTAGAATAGGAAAGACCAAAAAGCAcgaattaaaacaattttaagttCAAAAGTggagataagtgcaatacattcCAGCTGTGCGTTTTACTGCCGCATAACAATGCAAGGTCGAGGTTGGAGCTGTTCCATAGTGAAAGTGCTGAACTGCAGTTCATGTGTTCTGCAAAACACGCTCCTTGATTAAGAAATATAATGGTCGAGgacaaactgtaaataaaaaaacactcgaTTTAAGTTGCTGCACACACCCCGAGCTGCACGCAAGGTTCAATGTGGGAGGTCCTGGTTTAAAATTCTATTCCCTGTTTCACAAAAAAGGGATCCGTCACCTCAGTGGACCTTTACGCTCATGCATGTCGCTTGAATCAGTTGCCACGACGTTCACTTGAGCTTTGGAGTTGTATTCTGTAGCCTTATCCACTGTTTTAGTAAGCTTGAATCTTCCAAGACGGTAAGATTTGACATCACGCACAACGAGCGCTCATTACGCCTTTCGCAATTTTCGCTTATATGGCCTCTGGCAAAGTGAATGGCCACGCGTTGACTACTTGTGGCTTCAACtccattttttctttctgtttgagATGCACCCGACCGTGCCGTTTCCTTTCGTCGCTCCTGGCAAAGCGTTTGCCGCACACATCGCAGGAAAAGGGCTTCTCACCGGTATGAGTGCGGGTGTGCGTGGTCAGATGGTCGCTTCTGCTGAAGCTCCGCAAACAGATGCGGCACTGGAAAGGCTTGTGTCCCGTGTGGATGCGGATGTGCCTGTTGAGCTCATCCGACCGAGAGAAGCGCCGGTCGCAGGTCTCCATTGGACACGTGAAGGGTTTCTCCTTGGCCGGACCAGTAGAGGAAGCAGGGCTCTTTCTTACACGGTTAGGTTTCTGAGCCCGTGTGTAAGTTTGACTGAAAGACTCCGGCAATAATGATGAATACAGTACCGAGTCTATTGTGGAAGTCGAGTAGGTTGTGTCGCAACTCGACTGGAGTTCAATATTTGGAAAAATGGTCGGTTTTAAAAGACTGGTGGGTGGGATATCCATAACTGGAGTGGAGTAGTTAAACATGGGAGCACTGAAGCCCTGTGTGCACGTATCTCCAAAGCACTGCTCCTGTTTCAGGGTACTCTCTACTTTGAATTCAGTCTCTGGGTTTGAGCAAATGGGAGAGTAAGAGTTCAAAAGTTCTTTCACGTCCACCTGTTGTTGATCAGTTTGAAAACTATTCGACATGGAGAACGGCTCTGACTGGAAGCCAGCATCCAAGTACGACTTACTGAAGGCCCCCCACTCGTAACAGCTGCTCTCGAATTCATTTTTGATGACCACCGGGAACGTCGCGCTATCAGACAGCGGCTCCGCGTCTTGCGCAGAGGAGGCAAAGTTTAAATGCTCTGCAGCGGAGTCTTGGGCCTGAGCGGCGGTCTGGGAGTCCGAGTAGCTGTGGCCTGCCTGTCCCGGGGAATACAGCGGCGGGGTGGTGCACGTGGAGGCCTGCGTCTGGACGCCCTCGTCGCCGAAACTGCTACGGCTTGCGTTCATCGTACCGTCAGCGCACTGATGCGCATCCGACACAGGGGTAGTTGAGATGCCAACGATTTCGGTGATCATATTGAGCAGTGTTTCCGTGCTGCAAGGTGTTCCTTGAGCTGTTTCCACGTAGAAGCTGCCTGAGTAAGCTAAGGAGGTTGTGTAGCTTTCTTTCGGACCCTGACAAGAGTTATACTGGTCTGTACTCGTGGGCTCCGTTTTGGGGGTAATAGGCGCACCTAACGTGGTGAAGAAAAAGACAGACATGCGTCAGTGCCTTCAGTGAAATGTGCAATCAGTTATATAACTATATAGTCTCGTGAGTGGATTGAATTAACTTGCATTGTATTATTTGTCATGCAGCAGTACTGATATCTGCTCTTTAATAAACATAGCTAAGATTTTTAAAGATCTGTCAGAAACTCACCGTGTGCAAACTGGGCAGGTGCTGTTCTTCCAGAATCCATGAATACATTCTGGCTGTCTTTGGAGCCGTGAGTTTCCATCCCTATCGCAGAACTGTTACAGTTTTCAAACTGAGAGTAGAAAGAATCTTGAGAGTTCAAATCCATGTTGTTAAGCATCTTTCCGTGAATGGCTTCCCAATGGCTGTGAGTCCGAGCAGGTTACTAGTAAGGGGGTATTGCAAACACAAGAAAGCGCAAAAACCGAACCGATAGTTAAGTCCGTGAAGGCGTTCgtccaaaaaataaatgtaaatactttgGAATTCCCCCTTTTTGAGATCTGCGTCGAGGTAATATAGCTCTCCAGCTGTCTGTAGATGTGTAGATCTGTTGATTCTCACACCAACGGCTTCCCATCGCTCGGCTTTTATACACTCCGTCTCACCCGATCAGCCCTCCTCCCCATTCATTGTCTCCAGTGAGAGGATTCCCCGCTGCGTGTCATCTTCGTGACCATATATGGACAGAGGATATGACGGGCTTCCCCAAAAAGGAGAATTACGGTTCTGACGCTTCAACAAGACTGTAGTTAAGTGTACGGGGACAACGGAGAGCCAGGCTTAAGCTATGAATGTTTTTTGGCTAATTCAAATTAAAGCACTATTCATTAGACTGCGTTTTTGTAGACATCTGAACGCGTTCCTGACGAAAATAAACGGAAAGTGTTTTATAAAaagctttttcattttcagtCTCTGTCAAAATCAACCTCTAAAAATTCGACATCGAATTCAGTCCATTTCCTTTATTTCGTTTTATGAACGTCTTGTAAAACTTAATTTACTCCTAGGTGTTTAACATACATCATAAATGTTCATGACATGCTGTTCATAGCCACATAAAAATATCTGTGTAAGATTAATTTAAGCAATCAACTGACTGTGAACGTagacatatttgtgttttgaaattcAGTTTGTTAGGACATGCAAATGATTTATAAGGTAAAGAGGCATTGCAGTACGCTACAATTTGTAGCATAAAGCGTGGAAAGCAATTCTCATTCCTATTTCCctcgtttttttttcttagcgtaaattgtttttatttattaactttttcacCTTATTAATGTTTTGTCAGTACCTTGACTAGGCTGTAAAGTCATTGCAGtcctaaaaatgtacattttccagAACATAAGCTCGACTGATTGTAGACTAGATATACTTTGACACAGATAAAACACACTTCATTGAACATcataaaatagatagaatacaaaactaataataatatacaacattTAGTAAAATGGTCCTGAGACAAATGTGAATATTTTCCTCATACAAGTAGATTGTTGAGACGCTCTGCTATCCTGTCGCGCAAAGCTGGCGGTAAAAGTGATCTGTTGTCCAGCACCATGGAGAGCGCCACTTGAAATAGCAGACTGCTCTATTCTACAATTATAGTTCACGGCCTGCAGTCTGTGTACAATGCTATAACGGTGAAATTCTTGCTGTCTGTCTAATATAACAGTCGAACTGATAACGGTTTCCTTTCTCCTTTGCCTTTTTttataggtgtatatatatatatatatatatatatatatatatatatatatatatatatatatatatatatatatatatatatatatataatttaacgaACAGAATTCATTCAGATATAGACTACTTAAAGACCTCTTCAATATCATGTTTTCAGTTTCTGAATGAAAagtcattttctatttttgtagGTTACGATCAAAATGTCTAGGTTGTTTAATTGtagaaaactgtaaacaaaagtctcatcaacaaaaaagcaaaaagtgCATAAGTTGaccttattcttaaaaaaaaaatagcagtcaCAATTTTATAATGCTTGGGAGGTTTGTGTGAAGGTCACTACATTTTACAATAGAAAGAAAAATGAGATTTTGAACTTTTTGTGGAACAGctctacaggtccttctaaaaaaattagcatattgagataaaagtaaaattaaactttcatatattttagattcattgcacaccaactgaaatatttcaggtcttttattgttttaatactgatgattttggcatacagctcatgaaaacccaattcctatctcaaaaaattagcatatcatgaaaaggttctctaaacgagctattaacctaatcatttgaatcaactaattaactctaaacacctgcaaaagattcctgaggcttttaaaaactcccagcctggttcattactcaaaaccgcaatcatgggtaagactgccgacctgactgctgtccagaaggccatcattgacaccctcaagcgagagggtaagacacagaaagaaatttctgaacgaataggctgttcccagagtgctgtatcaaggcacctcagtgggaagtctgtgggaaggaaaaagtttggcaaaaaacgctgcacaacgagaagaggtgaccggaccctgaggaagattgtggagaaggaccgattccagaccttgggggacctgcggaagcagtggactgagtctggagtagaaacatccagagccaccgtgcacaggcgtgtgcttttgaaccagaaacagcggcagaagcgcctgacctgggctacagagaagcagcactggactgttgctcagtggtccaaagtacttttttttcggatgaaagcaaattttgcatgtcattcggaaatcaaggtgccagagtctggaggaagactggggagaaggaaatgccaaaatgcctgaagtccagtgtcaagtacccacagtcagtgatggtctggggtgccatgtcagctgctggtgttggtccactgtgttttatcaagggcagggtcaatgcagcaagctatcaggagattttggagcacttcatgcttccatctgctgaaaagctttatggagatgaagattttgtttttcagcacgacctggcacctgctcacagtgccaaaaccactggtaaacggtttactgaccatggtattactgtgctcaattggcctgccaactctcctgacctgaaccccatagagaatctgtgggatattgtgaaaagaaagttgagagatacaagacccaacactctggatgagcttaaggccgctatcgaagcatcctgggcctccataacacctcagcagtgccacaggctgattgcctccatgccacgccgcattgaagcagtcatttctgcaaaaggattcccgaccaagtattgagtgcataactgaacataattatttgaaggttgactttttttgtattaaaaacacttttcttttattggtcggatgaaatatgctaattttttgagataggaattttgggttttcatgagctgtatgccaaaatcatcagtattaaaacaataaaagacctgaaatatttcagttggtgtgcaatgaatctaaaatatatgaaagtttaatttttatcattacattatggaaaataatgaacttttatcacaatatgctatttttttgagaaggacctgtataagctcaagtttatgtattattatttactcaaaaaaaatcaTACGTGTGTGTCTGTACACACATTTGGATGTATTCAAAGTATTAGGTGGTTTACTCCACTTGACAACTTATTAAAACAGatacttttttaatgaataaattcattcatatatattttccaaataagtaaattaatgttgtttaatgtttaaattgatgtaacaagaatttaaaaaaatcttctgatATTGGCCATTTTTATTTGTCACTGACCCATGTACTGTTGTCAAATCTAGGCCAATATCTAGGATTTTGCCTCTTCAACAAGAAATTATGGGAATATTGAAAGTTATTGAATAATATCTAAAAACAGATTTTCTCAGAAGGCATTTCACACGAACAaaaaagtagcctatattttagattaataaaattaaagttatgtTTTGCAGCCTCTTAGCCAAATGTTCTAAAAATTACAACAGTAGCACATGAAAACTCCTACACTGGTGGCTTTACTCTCTACAACTAAAATTCCCTGTTGCAAAATCCAGTTTAATCTGGAAACTGTCTTGGAACATAGTAGCTGGCTGACCAGCCACCATGCTCAAAAACAGCTTGAACTGTGGTTCAAGATGGTCTACCAGCTTGGAGCACTTAATGATCAGAGCTATCATGCTCCAAACCACAGCTACAAGCTTAAGCAGTACTTTATGGCTTGGTTTGCAAAAAATCTGTTAATGAACCATGGGGGACAATGATGTCCACTTGTCCTGTAATAAGTAGGTGGAAACTTTATGAGAAATTGAGGTGCCTTTAAAATCACTTGAGAACTGTGGTTTGCCCCATCCTACTGTGCAGTAATAGCTGTGACTGCTACTCTTGTGCAATATTACTTTGCATAGGCCACTGGGGCACCAATGGAGGACAAAAAGAGACGAGGAAGAATATGTTGAGCAGTGGGCTGAAAAAAGCGAGGCACTCATTTAGCACATGCCTACTCAAGTATCCTTTGTTCACCAAATCtatttatggaattttttttattttttattttatggcttattttttattgaacagCATGTGCATACAATAGTtgaaaatattttccataaataCATATGCACAATGATAAAGAAGCGGCCATATGCATGATGGAACTGGCTTTGGTGGTGCATGAAATATTCTTCTTATTATGATGATACAAAATCACACTTAACAACGAGTTTGACATTTTCTGGAGGAAACTGTTCGCATCACGCTACTTTCCCCTATTCGAGCCCCTAATATCCCCCTCTCCAGTGGTCTCTTCCAGTTGACCTAAACCTATTAAAAAGCTCTCCTCTTAAAGAGTTCATAACACTGAGACGCTGTTGTGTTAACTGCTAAGTAGCGCTCACCTCTCGCCTCTGCAAAATGCCACGGAGCTCAGTAATGGATTTATGTAATTCCTGCACTTAACAAGATTATTATACCAAAGAAATGCAATGAATGTAAAAGTGTAATGAGACCATCGATCTGTCAGTATTTTCTTAAAAGTTTGTTTGAAAGGAAACGTCGGATGATCTGAGCTCGCACTGCAACATCAGATATTTCAAGCCCATTCAGTGTTTTAAAAGAATCGAATGGCAAAATAGATGTCTATAGATAATATTGGTTTGTCAGTGCCAGTGCAGTGcatgtgaaaatgaaatgaacattGTCTCTACAGTATcttcactcattttttttttcatgctcatGATCCATCTGTTCATAGCAGCATTTCGTAGAACGCTCAACAACACCATTATCAAATGGTATAATCGTATCCACACATAATTTGACTAATTCCCAAGGCAATGATTGAGCTGAAGGAAGAAGCAGCACTGCAAAGAGAAAGTTGGAAAATATTTTATCTAACAGTACAAAAACAGAGCAATGAAAAGGtttcatgtaaaatattatgataaaataacttatttactATTGCAAAAAGCTTAGGCTCAAGCTTATGGGCTTGAAATGCATGAAGACATACTGAAAAGAGAGGCTTTGGAGTATATTCAAGAATGTCTGGTAGATTTTCAAGAGGCAGAGGAATCATACGCCCTCCACATCACATTTCTGTAGTATGTCCCATATTACAAACCCCCAATGGCACCGGATGAAGGCTCATCTTCCTCAAACCATAGCAACAATGAGAAACCGAAAAAAGGGATTGGGAGAGCTAACATCAGAGTTTCCACGACCGGAAACACGACTCAATGCAAGCTTGCATCACGCTGCCAAATAATTAagctttctttttcctttcaatCACAATCCCATGCATGACCACGCTCCAGCGCTTGAACCCCTTTCAGAAAGCACAGATCTTGCGAACAGGTGACTTAATCCCTCTCCTCCATCTACGGAGTGTGGGAGTGGGGTTAGGGAAGCCCGATTGCAGAACCGAACCCCCACTCAGCGAGCTGCAGGTTTCCCTTGCAGTTCCAGAAATACACCCTTGTGCTCGCCCACTCTTGTCCCCGGACAACCATCCTCGCCTTTCATGCTGGGAGGGGCCGAAGCTTAGGCTTTCTTCCTGATCGTGACTGTGGAGGGTTCCAGCAGTTCCCCGCCCGCTCTGACTGACACCCCCACATTCCCAGCAACCTCTTCTCTACTCTGAGCCACAGCTACAGAGCATACCAGCAGGCCAATCTGACTCTCCTCCAGCTACCTGGAGTTATCTAATCACGATAAATGAGGATAAATTAGCTTAGCACCACAGCGACAGGACTCACTTCTTGTTACGCAGCAGGGCGCTAAATGTTGTAGCACTCCTGCTTGTTACAGGGAACAAGGCCCATAACTTTTCCCTAAACTCCCCAGCTGCCACCTGAGCCATTTGGAGAAATCAACAAACTCATTGTGCACTTGCATGGCAGTCCTCTTCCTACCATGTAATTCGAGCAGCTAGCACTGCGTATTTCTTCAGGAGGCAGACTTCATAAAGACTGACCCCGTCAAGGCGATTCAAGCCTGTAAAAGAATTCACCTTTTCTTAGAGACAATTACAAACTGAAAAGGAATAAGTCTATTGAAACAGATTGCACTGCTGCTATGAGGAAACCAAATAAGAACGtggtgtctttctctctctctctctctctctttcctcgcTAACATAAGTAACTATGGTAACAGGCGCTCTGCATGGCACTGCTTCCACAAGCTCTCCAGAAATAAAACTGTTGGGCTAAGAGCGAGCAGGTAAAGACAAAAGATCCCGAGCGCCACTATTTATAGAGGCAGGCTTACATAATCTCCACGCAGACCAGCGCTGGCCGAGGGAGGTTGGGTTTTGGGGTGAGTGGCACTGGGGCACCGGCCCTAGAATCGAGTGCAAGAGAGTGCTGTCTGGAGGTTACACTGAAGATTATGAGCAAGCATGAAAGGCTACAGGAGGGGGAAGAAGTGGGAAAGAAAGAGTTTGAACAGAGAGGTGAAAAGACAAAGgtggattggattggatttgATGGTTGCACCGCTAAAGGGTGAGCGCTTGGCAAAGCTCAGCATACATGTGCTTGTTGATCAGCAACTCAAGCTCCCATGGGATGCATATCAGCCTGTGGTGGTGGGAGATGTTTGCCATTGAACGTCACTGTATCAGCGATTACATCAGAAAAGAATGCTGTCAGGGATAACAAACACAAGACTTTACCCACTGAGCCACACTCACTACATTCCACACAAAATCAAGAGAACACAGCTGAGGGCCTGAGACGACAACGTCACAATATGTTTGGCTAATGATACTGATTAAAGTAGAACTGGACAAGTCTTCTATTGTTGATACAGTAGCTTGTTTAAAAGAGAGCGCTGACAGACCCGGTGtcagaaaatacatttgttttaacaCACCGAGTGTGACTAAATGCCTCCCCCTAGCAGTCATATACAGTCTTTACACCCTCCACACTATAATACTGCTTCTTTTGAGCTTGACTGAATGAGGTGTGAATGAACATCCCGATTGTTAttcatatataatgatataatcaGCAAATGAAACTCTCACACTTCATAAAACAGAAAGCTTTGAGAATGTAATGCAATAATTGTCCCATTACTGGGCAAAAAAAGTGTGACTCACGTAAATATGCCCTAACTACTCTTACCAATAGATGCAAACAGAGGCTTGAGATCTCATCAATGCGCAAATGGAGGCACTCTGACTCATCTATTTATGCCTGTGCGTTAGATCTGGCTAATGCTGTTTTGGCTATTATCCCATTGTACCGTGCGTCTGAGAAGAGGGAGGGGGATTGCGCATTGAGTGTTTTAGTCACACCGAACAACCAAAAACTACAAAGGCTGGGAGATGCATTTCAAATGGCAATACCCATGAGGGCACACATGCTATGATGCCCAAGGGGAATGAAAATATAGAGGAAGATGTGTGTTTATCCCCTCTCTCATCATTCGTCATATCGCTCACGTTGCCACATGGTTCTTTCATTGTGTTAAAAgatattgaagtaaaaaaaaaaagaaatgaaaaaaaaagtcaaatacagCATGACTCATCAATAGGCCTAAGTCTCCAAAACACTGCTGACGCAACCAGGAGAGTGTAAACAGAGGGGTGTCAACACTTTTGAACTTTTCCTCcgatcatcatcatcaaaaacacacttaaacaaTCACAATTAATCTACAAGTTTAGCTACCTGTCCTCTTACGGGACCCAAAAGTGTTGCTTAATTAAATTGTAAACCTACTCaatgaataacaaataaaaatacaatatgtatAAGACACTTATATACCGTATTATGTAAATAACAGATTCTGAAGTTCAGATTAACGAAAGCAGAAAGCCTTTTGTATAGTGCAAATACTACCTctaattaataattgttttaaagtcATGCCACTTAATTCATGTGTTTGAACATCTGCACTCATTCAAGCTACACATAAAGCACTAAACAGTGCTTAACAATAAGGATTTTTCCGCTTAGTCAGCCAGTAAAGATTTTTACTTGACCTACCAACattgtaatttcttaaaaaataaatagcaataaaattttctgttaaaaaaaaaagaaataaaaaaaaacttaactattTTCTACAaagctggattttttttcttttgtttacagcTTTAATGTAGCTCCATACATTCAttaaagaaagcaagaaagaaagaaagaaagaaagaaagaaagaaagaaagaaagaaagaaagaaagaaagaaagaaagaaagtattcTGGAAAACAGTGTCATACgatgctaaaaaaaattacagattgGTTTGTAGTTTACCATATTCTTGCTTCCAAGGCtatcaagtaatttttttat
Proteins encoded:
- the LOC109090443 gene encoding zinc finger and SCAN domain-containing protein 32 — protein: MLNNMDLNSQDSFYSQFENCNSSAIGMETHGSKDSQNVFMDSGRTAPAQFAHGAPITPKTEPTSTDQYNSCQGPKESYTTSLAYSGSFYVETAQGTPCSTETLLNMITEIVGISTTPVSDAHQCADGTMNASRSSFGDEGVQTQASTCTTPPLYSPGQAGHSYSDSQTAAQAQDSAAEHLNFASSAQDAEPLSDSATFPVVIKNEFESSCYEWGAFSKSYLDAGFQSEPFSMSNSFQTDQQQVDVKELLNSYSPICSNPETEFKVESTLKQEQCFGDTCTQGFSAPMFNYSTPVMDIPPTSLLKPTIFPNIELQSSCDTTYSTSTIDSVLYSSLLPESFSQTYTRAQKPNRVRKSPASSTGPAKEKPFTCPMETCDRRFSRSDELNRHIRIHTGHKPFQCRICLRSFSRSDHLTTHTRTHTGEKPFSCDVCGKRFARSDERKRHGRVHLKQKEKMELKPQVVNAWPFTLPEAI